Genomic segment of Desulfobacterales bacterium:
ACGAGATCGTCCGTCAGCGGATGACAGAAGACGGATGACAGATGACGGAAAAAACCAGTGGACAGTGGGCAGTGGACGGTGGACAGTGAAAAAGATATAGAGCAGTAATGGTGGTCTGGATGCCCTCAGCGCCTCTGTTTTTGGTTTACTGTCATCTGTCCTCTGGCTTCTGAAACCTGCACCTTGTCTGCGTTGAGGTACGCTCAAACCGGAATATTTTGTTTTTCTTCCAACAACACGTCCCGCTGAGATGAATTTTCCTGATTCGGTCCAAGCCTACTGGCCTGTTTTTATCTCCCTTGCCACCCTTGGGATCACCGGGGGCACGGCCTTTCATATTATTCTGAAGAAACGCAACACCCGGTCGGCGGTCGGCTGGCTGGGCCTGGTCTGGTTTGCCCCGGTCCTAGGGGTCTGCCTCTACTGGCTTTTCGGGGTCAACCGGATCAAGAGACGCGCCCGGCTGCGTTTTGCCGGAAAACAGACCGTGCCGCTGCCGGAAACCGGGTCAACGGTATCGCCCGGTTTTATCTGGGAAAGGTTTGGTGAACATAGAACCGGCCTGACCGATCTCTGCCGCTTGACAACCGAGATCTCCAGGCAGCCGATTTTACAGGGCAACCGGATCGAGCCATTGCCCGGCGGCGGGCAGGCCTTTGGCCGGATGCTGTCGGCCATTGCCCGGGCCCGACATTCCATTGCCCTGGCCACCTATATATTTGATAACGATCATTGGGGCAAGAAGTTCCGGGTCGCCCTGGCCGGGGCAAAAAACCGGGGGGTCGAGGTAAGGGTCCTGATTGACGGGGTGGGCGTCAACTACAGCTTTCCCCCTATTATCTGGGGACTGCGCCGGGACGGGGTTACAGTGGCCTGTTTCATGCAGACCGTTCTGCCCTGGCGGTTTCGTTACGTCAACCTCCGTAACCATCGCAAGATTCTCGTTGTTGATGGAAAAACCGGTTTTACCGGCGGGATGAACATCCGCTCCGGCAACGTGATTGAGGATGGCCCGGCAAAACCGGTCCAGGATGTCCATTTCCTGGTCAGGGGACCGGTTGTCGCCGAGCTGCAGCAGACCTTTGTCGAGGACTGGATGTTCACCACCGGCGAAAGGTTGGCCGGACCGGAGTGGTTCCCGGAGTTGTCCCACCATGGAGAGGGGGCGGCCCGGGGGATTGACGACGGTCCGGATGAGGATTTTGACAAACTCCGTTTCGTGATCATGGGGGCATTGGCATCCGCCCGTTCCTCGATCTGGATCATGACCCCTTATTTTCTGCCCGACGAGGTACTGCTTACCAGTATCCGGGTGGCGGCGCTGCGGGGCGTGGAGGTGCGGATATTTCTGCCCGGGACGTCGAATCTGCGCATGGTGAAATGGGCCGCTGATGCCGGCCTGGAAGAGTTGCTCGATTCGGGATGCCGTATCTTCTCGACCCCGCCGCCATTCGATCATTCGAAGTTGATGGTTGTTGACCGCGGCTGGGTGCTGCTGGGCTCGGCAAACTGGGACCCGCGCAGCCTGGCCCTGAACTTTGAGTTCAACCTGGAGTGCTACGATACGCATCTGGCCCGGGCCGTGGAGGATATTATCCTCCAAAAGGCTGAGCAGGCCGATGAACTGACCTTGCGGCAGCTGCGGGCAACCTCTCTGCCGGTCCGGCTGAGGAACAATTTTTTCAGGCTCTTTGCCCCCTACCTCTGACCGGGCAATGCCGGTCAGATGAAATGCGTATACGAAAACGGTATTAGACCCGGGAAGGAGTGGCTGGCCCAGCTTCGTACATAAAACCATGCTATTCCCGTATTGAATTACCGGCTATATGCTTTATATTTACAATCACTGATAATTCTAACGCTGGTATTCCGAACACAAGGAAAACAAGCAGGGCGGTGTTACCGGGTCGGGGCCGGCATTGAGACGGATGAATGGGTTGCGGTCCTTGTGGGTGTACCCCGGAGACGTGACTTTCCTGAATTCCCTGTCATCGAAGGAGGCAAGAGATGAAAACAGCAATTATTACAGGAATTACCGCCGGTCTGTTGTTTTTTGCAATGACCGGCCCGGTCAAGGCCGCAACCATTGATGATAATTATGTGGGGGCCGGATACTCTGAAGATGTTTACGGCAGAATAGGTATCTACGATATTGACCGGATGGATGTTTCTTTCTCCGGCTCGACGATGGAGGTGAAGATCTTTTCCGATTTTTTCTGGTTCCTGAATCAGCAGAACAGCTCCGCCACCTCCGCATCGCACCACTGCGGCGGCGGCAGCAGCAGCGGGATCAATTGGACCCTCGGCGATCTTTTCTTAAGCAGCAACGGCTGGAATCCTTTTGGCAGCGCCCCTTACGGAAGTGATGACCACTCCAATGGCGAAATCTGGGAATATGCGGTTGTGCTTGACAGTCACGACGCCAGCACGACCTCCGGCAACCTGGCCCTCTATCAGGTCGACCAGGGCAGGATCGTGCTTTCGACAACCTCGGCAACCCCCAACCGGCCGGGCCACGAGGTTCTCTACGATCATAACGGACTGGCCTGGGTCAACAACGGAACCTGGGAATTCACCTTTGTCAACGGCAACAACTACAGCGAAACAGCGCCCGATGATGTCTATGATTACATGACCATGAGTTTCGACATTGCCGGAACCAACCTGACCTCCTCCGGGACCGGGCTGCACTGGGCCGAGACCTGCGCCAACGATGTCATTGAAGGGCCGGGATCTTCTCCAGTACCCATCCCGCCGTCTGCCCTGCTTTTGTTCCCCGGAGTGGCCATCCTGGTCGGCAACCGGATCAGGCTCAGGAAAAACGATTCCTGAATCAATGAGATAAATTTGTCGGTCTCGCAACAACCTGCGAGACGGACGTGTATCATGTTGTAACTTGTTGATTTTATTGGATGGCATTTGAAGCCTTTCGGGTTGTTACGAGGTCATCAAATTTGTCGGTCTCGCAACAACCCGCTCGACGGACGTGATTCGTCTTGTAACTTGTTGATTTTATTGGGTGGCATTTGAAGCCTTTCGGGTTGTTACGAGTTCATCAAATTTAATACCGGCTCTTTTATTACTGTTAAGGGAGGGGGGTGTTCTACCCCCCCTCCCTTTTCTTGTTTCTCTCCTTCATTCCGGCGCGCAACAGGTCGCCCAGGGTTCCCAGTTGCCGGCCGGTTTCCGCCTCATCGCCCAGATAGTGTCGATGGTCAGTGGCCGGCCCGGTCTTATCCCCGGTCCCGGATGGCTGGTCGGGCAGGGCGAGGGAGATCCGTTTCCGGTCACAATCGATCTCTT
This window contains:
- a CDS encoding phospholipase D-like domain-containing protein, which produces MNFPDSVQAYWPVFISLATLGITGGTAFHIILKKRNTRSAVGWLGLVWFAPVLGVCLYWLFGVNRIKRRARLRFAGKQTVPLPETGSTVSPGFIWERFGEHRTGLTDLCRLTTEISRQPILQGNRIEPLPGGGQAFGRMLSAIARARHSIALATYIFDNDHWGKKFRVALAGAKNRGVEVRVLIDGVGVNYSFPPIIWGLRRDGVTVACFMQTVLPWRFRYVNLRNHRKILVVDGKTGFTGGMNIRSGNVIEDGPAKPVQDVHFLVRGPVVAELQQTFVEDWMFTTGERLAGPEWFPELSHHGEGAARGIDDGPDEDFDKLRFVIMGALASARSSIWIMTPYFLPDEVLLTSIRVAALRGVEVRIFLPGTSNLRMVKWAADAGLEELLDSGCRIFSTPPPFDHSKLMVVDRGWVLLGSANWDPRSLALNFEFNLECYDTHLARAVEDIILQKAEQADELTLRQLRATSLPVRLRNNFFRLFAPYL